The DNA sequence TTTTTAAAAGGTGATGAAATAATAAAATTTACAGCAAAAACTATATCAAAACATGTCCATAGTGGTGAAAGTACGAATTGCTTTGTAGGGCATATAGGTGGAGATGACTTTGTAGCAATAGTAGATGGAAACGAAAACTATGAAGAAATATGCCAAAATATAATTATAGAATTTGATACAAAAGTATTAGATTATTTTAATGAAACAGATAGAAAAAGGGGTTATGTGGAAGTACCAAATAGAAAAAATATAATAGAACAATTTCCATTAACTTCAATATCAGTAGGTGTTGTTGTTGTATATAGTGGAAGATTTAAAAACACCTTAGAAATAGGAGAAATAGGAGCACAAGTAAAGCACTTAGCTAAAATAACACCAGGAAGTGCATATGTTATAGATAAAAGAAAGGAATGAGTTTTGTACTCATTCTTTTTTTTCACACTTGTACAAAAATCGACATATTATATTGTAGTACGAGGTGAAAAAATGAACTTTAAAAAAGGATATATGGTTGCAAGAAAATCATATAACAAAGAT is a window from the uncultured Fibrobacter sp. genome containing:
- a CDS encoding GGDEF domain-containing protein, producing MNRIMSEETLFSLSLYGVSSMLSFLPLYILKNVLCLLVKKRLLNNEKFEVLYLDLDNFKAYNDTYGFLKGDEIIKFTAKTISKHVHSGESTNCFVGHIGGDDFVAIVDGNENYEEICQNIIIEFDTKVLDYFNETDRKRGYVEVPNRKNIIEQFPLTSISVGVVVVYSGRFKNTLEIGEIGAQVKHLAKITPGSAYVIDKRKE